A segment of the Pseudomonas versuta genome:
ATAATTGCTAATCGCGGTCATGGCTTCATCCAGACAGCCGTTACCCATAATGTTGACGGCGGGAATAAAAAAAGTGCTGGTCATGGCGAGTCCTCTAAAGCGGGGTGTAGCCCGCGACGCTGAATAAGTCCATGAGCATAGCTTCAACTTATTTATGCACACCGATGTTGATCTGGCTCAACACTTGAGCGTGATAAAGTCCTGCTTTGCCCCCGCCTTGAGACGATATTTGCCATGACCCCCTTCCAGGAATTTGATGCCGAACTAGAAGACTGGAATGCCTTGAGCACCGGCACACCGTGCAGCGGGCTGCTGATCGGTAACGGTGCGAGCATGGCCGTGTGGCATGACTTTTATTACGACTCGCTGTTCGACAAAGCCAAAAGTGTCGCCGAAAAGCCTCTGAGCCAGACCGAACTCAGCGTGTTCGAAGCCCTGGGCACGCGCAATTTCGAGCACGTGTTAAGCGCACTCAAAACCGCAAGCAAGGTCAACAAGGCCCTGGCGATCAATTCAGCCTCGCCGCGCAAGCGCTACTACGCCATCAAGGAAGCGCTGATCAACAGCACACAGGACGTACACATCCCCTGGCGCCTGATGCAACCCGAAACCCTGGCATGCTGGAACCGGGAACTGGCGCGCTACGCCACGGTGTACTGCTCCAACTACGACCTGCTCACCCCCTGGGCGGTGATGCAGGCGCCGAAACAGTTCAATGATCTATTCGACACGCCGGGGGCTACTTTCGAACTGGCTGGCGCACTGGGCAAGAGCAAGTCCACACGCGTGCTCTACCTGCACGGTGGCCTGCATCTGGTGAAAAATCAGGAAGGCAAGGCTCGCAAGATCAACGCCACGCCACCCGTGCTACTGAGCAACTTCGCGATCAATCACTCAATCAGCGCGCTGGACGATGTGCCGCTGTTTGTCAGCGAGAGCAGCAGCGACGACAAGCGCAAATCCATTCGCCACTCGGATTACCTGTCGTTTTGCCATGAACAGCTGATGACCCACAAAGACACGTTATGCATCTTTGGCCACAGCCTGGCAGAGCAGGACCAGCACCTGATTGATGCTTTGCGTCAGGCACCGCTGAAAACGCTGTGCATCTCGATTTACCCGCGCAACGAAGCGTTTATCCGCTTCCAGAAACACCACTACTCGGCGCTATTTGCAGACAAGAAGCTGACATTGCGCTTCTATAATTCGAAAACTCACCCGCTGGGTTACACCAGGCATTCGGTACCGGTAGAGGTGTAGCCCTGCAACAACGGGCCTGCTCACGGGGCAATGACACCACCGCCAGCAGGCCTGTATCTATACAACCATCCTCAAAACTTTTCTTTGACCAGGGTTGTCGGCCCGTTGGTTTTGACGCTGGCGATGCCTTTGTCCCGCGCCGCTTCGGAGCTGTATTGCTCGCTGGTGCCAATGATCTGGTGATTCGCGGCCTTGAGGTTGAAGTACGGTTTGCCGTCTTTGGCGACCTTCTTCTCATAGCGCTCATCATGCGGGCTGTTGACCTGCACCGAGGCTATCCCGCCTTTGGCCGCGGCCAGTGTGGTGTAGTGCTCACTCACCAGAATCGTTTCGGCATTTGCCGCCTTCAAGACAAAACGGAACTGTCCGTTACTGGTTTTGCTCAACTCGTACCAACCTGACATAACCACTCTCCTGATGCAGTAGGT
Coding sequences within it:
- a CDS encoding DUF4917 family protein is translated as MTPFQEFDAELEDWNALSTGTPCSGLLIGNGASMAVWHDFYYDSLFDKAKSVAEKPLSQTELSVFEALGTRNFEHVLSALKTASKVNKALAINSASPRKRYYAIKEALINSTQDVHIPWRLMQPETLACWNRELARYATVYCSNYDLLTPWAVMQAPKQFNDLFDTPGATFELAGALGKSKSTRVLYLHGGLHLVKNQEGKARKINATPPVLLSNFAINHSISALDDVPLFVSESSSDDKRKSIRHSDYLSFCHEQLMTHKDTLCIFGHSLAEQDQHLIDALRQAPLKTLCISIYPRNEAFIRFQKHHYSALFADKKLTLRFYNSKTHPLGYTRHSVPVEV
- a CDS encoding YegP family protein; the protein is MSGWYELSKTSNGQFRFVLKAANAETILVSEHYTTLAAAKGGIASVQVNSPHDERYEKKVAKDGKPYFNLKAANHQIIGTSEQYSSEAARDKGIASVKTNGPTTLVKEKF